One genomic window of Medicago truncatula cultivar Jemalong A17 chromosome 1, MtrunA17r5.0-ANR, whole genome shotgun sequence includes the following:
- the LOC11421210 gene encoding NAC domain-containing protein 30 has protein sequence MALNSSSDKVITPTDDELLQQFLYNKIHNKPLPNHITILEHDLFGTAKNPWEIWEEFGTSNSNRGKDLYFFTTLKKKSATSSRVVRTIGLGRWEGEDSGKNIFAKDKNQILGMKKRFRFEKSDTSQDGGWILHEYSLHNSLISNPLDNNYVLCRFRKNCTHLPVSKNIVAQDKPRKIVVPEPAAITIPGKRKYIIYEEPTKESNGTVVNTKSHRKEKEKYVEWTKENFVLALEAPTKSENNNVWLKENIDQNPNNQLNNGKNKIEDDGDVNTSKEEDGDAIMSWPELFSLQLREMNEGCLIEEEDVPMISNQFYKDLLSENININ, from the exons ATGGCTCTCAACTCTTCTTCCGATAAGGTTATCACACCCACAGATGATGAACTTCTACAACAATTCCTCTACaacaaaattcataacaaaCCTTTGCCCAATCATATCACCATTCTTGAACACGATTTGTTCGGCACTGCAAAGAATCCATGGGAGATTTGGGAAGAGTTCGGAACTTCCAACTCAAATCGTGGAAAAGACTTATACTTCTTTACAACCTTAAAGAAGAAATCTGCAACTAGCTCGCGCGTAGTTCGCACTATTGGACTTGGTAGATGGGAAGGTGAAGATTCTGGAAAAAATATATTCGCCAAAGACAAGAACCAAATCCTTGGCATGAAAAAACGTTTTCGTTTTGAGAAGAGTGACACTTCTCAAGATGGTGGATGGATTTTGCATGAATATAGCCTCCACAATTCTTTGATAAGCAATCCTTTG GACAATAATTATGTTCTATGCAGATTTAGAAAGAATTGCACTCACTTACCTGTAAGCAAAAATATCGTTGCACAAGATAAACCAAGAAAGATAGTCGTTCCTGAACCTGCGGCAATCACCATACCT GGTaagagaaaatatataatttatgaaGAACCAACAAAAGAATCAAATGGTACTGTGGTTAATACAAAGTCTCATCgtaaggaaaaagaaaaatatgtggAATGGACAAAAGAGAACTTTGTTCTTGCACTCGAAGCACCCACCAAATCT GAGAACAATAACGTTTGGTTGAAGGAAAATATTGACCAAAATCCAAATAATCAACTAAACAATGGGAAAAACAAGATTGAAGATGATGGTGATGTCAATACAAGCAAAGAAGAAGATGGTGATGCTATTATGTCTTGGCCTGAGTTGTTTTCGTTGCAGCTGAGAGAGATGAATGAAGGATGCTTGATCGAAGAGGAAGATGTTCCAATGATTTCCAATCAGTTTTATAAGGACTTATTGTcggaaaatattaatataaattaa